A stretch of DNA from Halictus rubicundus isolate RS-2024b chromosome 13, iyHalRubi1_principal, whole genome shotgun sequence:
ATTGAATGTAGGAGCGtgaatgtttaaaatatttattttcgaatTATACAATAATGATAAATGACGCAATATCGAGTGTAGCTAATACGTATGAAATACTCTAAAATGTATAGAAAAGTCAAAATATATTACtaaaagtaaataataaataaaagtttctgATACAAATTGATGATGTAAAAGTGTTTAATCCGCATATACAGTCTTAAAATCATGATACAAATTTCTAACCGCCCGCCGGACGATCCTAATGAAACCAAGCAACAAAAGAGAATGGCGTATAATGAACGATATAAAAATGGTTTTAGTCCCTCACTTTGCGCGATACAATCACATCGACGTGAAAACAAAAGgagaaaaggaaataaaagaCTGAACTGTTTTATAATATAAGTTCATAAGTTTGGTGCAGCAGGTCATTGTATGCCTTAAACCTAATAATAACGCTGACGGAAATCGAAATGTTAACTCAGCCAAGATGATTATAAGATTGGACTTATCATGAGTCTTGTTGGTCACGAATCAAAGCTCTACTGTTGTACTCTTCCGTCAAGTGTTTCTTGTACTTTGTCTGATCGCTCCACAGCTTGGCTGCTTGGGAATTAAGTGGGCTTTCATTGTTAGGTTCTATAAAAGGAGAAACAACCGATGTTTTCAGAAGCTCATCGACACCTTCAGATACAAAACTAAAATCTCTTAGAATTTTGCTTACCGCTAAGAAGAGACTGTATAGATAACAATATTGTACGAACATCGTATAAAGCGCTCCATTTATCTTTCAGTATGTCCAAACAAATGTTACCTACTGCGTCTACGTTTGGATGAAAACATGGTGTTGCGAAACGCACTATCGGAGCACTGTACGGATAACTGTGAGGAAATTCCAATGTCAACTTGTATGTAAGGCCTGCGTAAACCTACAACAACAGAGATACAGTGACCAAAGAATCCCTGAAATATTCGTCGATACTCCAATTACGCAAGAAGAAGATATTACTGTGTCCCTTGGTCCTGTGATTGTTCCAATCCAtttgaacaaattttctccGTCAGGAAAAGCTGAGACCCCTTTCTCCGTACACATCATCAAAACCATGAGTTCCTTCTGCAGCCTGGGGCAGGGAGCAAAGATTATATTTCAAGTAATCCTACGTATTAAAGCATCTGCGAATACAGTCGAACCTTGGTAACTCGAGTCTAAAAGTCTGAGAGGTTTTGTCAGCCAAAATACGAATTACAGGGGCTTTGTACAATGCTCAACACGAATAAACAGCATTGTTATTTCGTGGAGGTACGACTGTATCTGCTAGGGACGATCCAATTTCACAATTTTCGCCCAAAACGGTAGGTTATAGTCGAGGGATGTGATGTTTGGAAAATACTCATCACACGACGTCGTAACGAAAGGATCCGATAGGAACGAAAAGCAGCGTTCATGCGGGACTGGATTCGCTTAATAATTGCAACGGCAAACCGTGGATAGAGTTTACGTACCGTTTACTAACTGCATGGTTATCTTTCGGTATACTCTGTTTTTCCTCGGTCGCTTTGTTCGGCGCGTTCTGAGACGAATAAAACGGATTTATGTTCTGCGCCATTCTGGCCTGGAAAACTATGCTCGCTGGGCCCTCGGGGTTTCCTTTTCCTCACGCGAAATTTTCAAAGCTTCGTCTCGAGGCACAACAGTCACTGTAGAAATTTGAATGCTGGTACTGCTATAAACCCTGCTGAAAACATTCGACTTCAAACAGCTGTTGAAGGTGAAGCTGTGCTTGTTTATTCGAGCGGACCGCGGGCAAAGTATGAACCCGACTTCAATGTCGAGTAAATAACAGGAAGAAACGTTACGGTTGCAGGTTGCAAAACATTTTCGTGTTTGACATTACACACGCTCGACAGCCTTACCATTGATTTAGGATCGTGTAGCCCCACCGGCGAGCAAATCGTCGGTAACTGACAGTTGCGTCACGAGAAACGGGAACAGATCCGCCATCTTGTGCGCTTTCCTATCTCCGACTTCTGCGTTATCAACCGACTGTAAAATGGTCGAATGTCAACTTTCAGAATTATTATTTCTACAAACGATGGGAAAATCCAGTACTCTCCAGAACTCCAGTCCAGAGAGAATAAATTCGGGTATTTTATGCGACTGTTCAGAACAATTCGAGGATATATTCTCGTCGACATCACGACAAATGATTTTAATCTTCGGAATTGCACAAATTTTATGTTTCAAGGTGCTGTAATTAATTCTAGAATTTCAGATCGGTAAAGCAGTTGACAATGCCGCGAAGATTGTAGAGCGCACGATCTATGCTTGTACTTCGTGGCAATGTTTGGTTTGCTCGGTTTTATGGATTGGATTCTGCTCGACGGTTgatgttaattttattatgacGTCGCGTTAGTATAAGTGTCGTTTATTGATGATCAGTACCATGCTCGTGATGAACGTAACGAATGCTTATCGGAAAATTGTGGTCACTTTAGAATGGAGGACAATGATAGAAGCTGACAACAATGACATCACGCGAGGATAAGTAATTGTTAAATCACGAGGGTAATCAAGATTTAAGAGAATGGCAACCGCACAAGGCACACCGGAATCGGATACGGGGAGCTTCGAATGTTTCCAAAATTATACTGCACCGGAAGTATTTATACAGGGTTTGGCTGGTATCGTCGATCAACAGGATGTAGAATCCATGATTAGAGCTCAGAAGCAGatgtaagaatattttattattcgttAATTCTTTAATCAATTAACTtgttcatttcttttttaattaaactaCAGGCTGCAGAGATTCGAAAAGACCAACGAGATGCTGACCAACTGCAACCAGTTGTCCATAAACAGACTAAAGACCGCTGGATTGGAGTTTAAAAAGCACACAGCCCTGTTGGTCGAGATGAAGAAGGATCTGGATTATATTTTCAAAAGGATTCGCATCGTGAAGAACAAACTGAGTCAGCAGTATCCTCAAGCATTCAACGGtagataaataaatatctcttgtTGTTGGTATAGTAACACTGTTggtttatatgtattttatggtTCGCGCGCAGAGGCTGTAAGAAGCAGCTTGGCAGAAGAAGTAATAGTCGAGGACGTGGACTGCCCTGTAAAACCGCTGGAACCCGAAATAGTTCCATTACCGACCACACCTCAAAACGTAACCGATCGAGATCCAGATTCTGATGGTAACCAAACTTGATCTACAAGTAATCGTACTACCATACGATAAACGTGCTTGAATCGCGGACAGATCGTTCGTCGTTGAACTATTCACGTTTCTTTAACTGCCTCTACCGTTACCGATTGTTCCGTTGTTCCGAGAACCATTTTACAAATAGGATCGTTTTGTCGAGCATAACGAGATGTTACTGagatttctatatttttatagtaACGGGTTTTTCTCCTCCTTGTTTAACTGAAGTACCTGCTGATGTAATTACGAACGGACCGAGTGGTTGTTAATAGTcaatttctctctctatctatctctctttctcgagTCTACTTATTTCTCACGCGCAAGCTGACGAGGAGCCTTTCTTTCACCGTAAGAAACAATGATAAATATAAACACGGTTGTGCGTACCGCGCAGCGTTGATCGAGAATCATGTACAGAGATCTTAGCCCAGCTCAGAAGCGAGCGCCAGAAGAGTTTTAAGAAACTGTTATGACAACGATGATCCGTTCGATACGCTTGCGTATCGCCCGAGAGAGAGCAGAGCTATAGTTACGTTGCTGCGCGTCGTTTTACGTTAGAAACTAAGAGTAACCTCATGTACATGTTACAGCCATGGTACGCGATCCGATAGAGATCCATCAGATTCAGACTGTCGTACAGTACGGTTCACCTACCGTGGCTGGAACGTAAGGAGTCACACTGTAatggaatgaaaaaaaaaacaagcttCGGTACAGCTCAATGAAATATAGATGTTTATCGTTCTGATCCCGCTAGACGCAGTTGCTTCGTTTTATTTCTCGATCGTTTCGGGAGATGCGATCGTCCCCTGTCCCCcctttacccccccccccagaaatcgaaacgaacaaacaaaaaaccgATGCATTAGGTGAGAAAAAACTAATGACCACTTCAATTGTTGGTATACAGTGCCGGTCGAGGAGTTTCAGTTTGCAAAGCTGCGGAAGCGACGAATAAAGAGCAACGATAGTTCGTCGACGGAGAGCAACAACGATCACAGTAACGGCGAAACGTCCTCCTGCACGTCCGACACCGGTTAGAGTACTCGATCTCCCGGGACGTACTGAAAATCTGAGATCAACGAAGAAAACGGGGGAGATCGTCGAAGAAAGTCTGAGTAATCGATGCTTTGATACCGCCGCGAGTATAATAATCGTTAACGATGTTCCTCTCGTTCGGACGACCCCCGAAAGTCCAAAGCCAGAGCAAAACGAGCTGTAATCGTATTGCGCTGTACACACCGCGAGCCTGTGAATGATATCATtgtcgaataacgaataaagctGTTTATACACCACGTAGAGCAGAGTTGATCATTCCGTAGCGGTAAGTACGGTCGGATGGATCGCGCTAGATCGTTCCGCGAGTAAGACTGATCGTCAGAGGGTGGAGCTAGAATTTTCATACATGAAAGATCGATTCGAGCGCGAGGCATACGTTCAATCTATCAAGTCCCCGtcaaatttcaaatattcttCGGCGAGGAGCGcgagaatttaaatttaaaatcacAGCTGGGAGGAACCTCCAACGCCATCTAGCGGAGTATCGACGAAGAGTAGCAGCGCCTGACGGTATGCAACCAACTTGCTTTTCTGTTGAGAGTGTTACTGCTTGGTCTATAAATCTAATAAATATAAACGTCTAGAGGACTACAATAATATTAATTTGAGGCTGCAATCGTTCTAGGCATGGTGGTTAACTTAAACTGAGGAAAAGACTCATTTAGACTAATGGGATGCCTCGTTTAGACTAGGATGCCTTTCATTTAGACTCAAGATCGATAGTTTTCGCCTTAGATGGTGCtattaatattgtttaatattctGAATGTAGTAATCAGTGACAAATTAAGTCacaattaattcattaatttgtgTCTCTTCTGGATGCAGATGACAAGAACCCTCATGGTCATGCGGAGGAGTGGGAACTTGAAATATCGCCTGAAGGTATGCAACCCCGAAGCTTCCGTGTTCACCGTGTTGCTGGCTAGCAGTTCATCCGGCTGCATATCATTTGCAGATAGAGCGGAAATCGTTGAAATCATTTGAATCGATTTCCAAGCCTTCCAGTCCGATCGATTGATGCGAAATTGAAGTATGCGGTCACTTCGACTAGCATGATCGCGTGTCCAGATACTATTGGACATCGGAAAGCACGCGGGTAGCGTTTCAACGGAGTTTCTCGGCGCGCTGCAAGCGGTCCGGGAGGATTCGTCCGTCGCGTTTGTTATTCTCTCTCTTCTAAAAACGTTTTTTAAGAATCGATCTCGATTCTGCTTTCTACCACGGGCTGTACTGTACACACACGTCAGCTGCGCGCATGTATACACGTGTCCCGCGTGGAAGACGCCAGCCGTCGCGGTGCCAGAA
This window harbors:
- the Vih gene encoding ubiquitin conjugating enzyme vih; amino-acid sequence: MAQNINPFYSSQNAPNKATEEKQSIPKDNHAVSKRLQKELMVLMMCTEKGVSAFPDGENLFKWIGTITGPRDTVYAGLTYKLTLEFPHSYPYSAPIVRFATPCFHPNVDAVGNICLDILKDKWSALYDVRTILLSIQSLLSEPNNESPLNSQAAKLWSDQTKYKKHLTEEYNSRALIRDQQDS
- the LOC143360235 gene encoding kxDL motif-containing protein CG10681, with the protein product MATAQGTPESDTGSFECFQNYTAPEVFIQGLAGIVDQQDVESMIRAQKQMLQRFEKTNEMLTNCNQLSINRLKTAGLEFKKHTALLVEMKKDLDYIFKRIRIVKNKLSQQYPQAFNEAVRSSLAEEVIVEDVDCPVKPLEPEIVPLPTTPQNVTDRDPDSDVPVEEFQFAKLRKRRIKSNDSSSTESNNDHSNGETSSCTSDTG